The Horticoccus luteus DNA window CGACGGTGAGCGACGGATCGGCGACGCGGCCGGTGATGACGATATCGGCGCCAGCGAGCAGCGCGTCGGCAATCGGGCGGGCGCCGAGATACGCGTTGGCGGTGACCAAGCGCGGGGCAACAGCGGAGAGCGGCGCGGCGGTTTCGAGGTTGGCGTAAGCGGCGCCGGACGAGGAGCGCAGGATGGGCAGCACGTCGTCGCCGGTGACGACCGCGAGGCGGAGATGGGCGAGGCCGGCGGCGGCGAGTTCGGCGCGGACCGCGGTGGCGCAGGCGAGGGGCGCGAGGCCGCCGGCGTTGGTGACGAGGCGGGTGCGGCCGCCGTTTTGGTAGAAGGGAATCAGCGAGTGAACGACGTCGACGAAGTCGCGCGCGTAGCCGGCGGCGGGGTCTTTCGCGCGGACGATCGCCATGATCGAGAGCGAGACTTCGGCAAGATAATCGAGCGTGAGAAAATCGAGGTCCGGTTGCTGCGCGAGGAGGCGCGCGGCGGCGTCGGGGGAGTCGCCCCAGAAGCCGGAGGCGTTGGCGATTTTGAGGGGAGTTTTTTGCGACACGGAGGAGACGGAGGAGACGCCGGGTTTCACAGAGTTCTGGTCAACGATGGCCGTTCGTCGCGTTCGGCAGCGGGCGGCGGGGCGAGGACAAGATCACACTTGCAGGACGCCGGTGTGGAAGTGGGCGCGCGGGCTGGGGCGGGCGCTGAGGGCGAGGGCGGTGAGGAGGATTTGGCGGGTGTCGTGCGGTGGGATGATGGCATCGACCCAGCCGCGGGCGGCGCCGTAGCGGATGTCGGTTTGCTCGACGTAGTCGTTTTTGACGCGTTCGCGGAGGGCGGCGAGTTCTTCGGCGGGACGGTCTTTGGCACCGCGGGAGAGGATGTGGAAAACGGTATCCGCGGCTTGGGTGCCGCCCATGACGGCGTAGCGGGCGTTGGGCCAGGCGAAGATGAAGCGCGGGTCGAAGGCTTTGCCGCACATGGCATAGTGGCCGGCACCGTAACTGCCGCCCACGATGACGGTGATTTTAGGGACGGTGGAATTGCTGAGGGCGTTCACCATTTTCGCTCCGCTGCGAATGATGCCGCTGTGTTCCGCGTCTTTGCCCACCATGAAGCCGGAAACGTCTTGGAAGAAGATCAGGGGGAGGCGCGTCTGATTGCAGTCCATGATAAAGCGGGCGGCCTTGTCGGCGCTGTCGGCGTAAATGACGCCGGGCATCTGGAGGCCGGTGGCGGGGGATTGAACGCGGGTGCGTTGATTCGCGACGAGGCCGACGGGGTGGCCGCCCAGGCGGGCGTAGGCGCAGACGATGGACTGGCCGTAGTCGGTTTTATATTCGTTGAGCGTGCCGGCATCGACGAGGCAGCGGAGGAGATCGCGGGCGTCGTATTCTTTGCGGCCGTCGAGGCTGACGAGTTCGTAAAGGCGGCTGGCGTGAAATTCGGGTTCGGTCGCGGCGGAGGCGGGCGTCGCGGGTTCGGCGGGAAGAAGCGCGAGGAGTTCTTTGAGGCGCGCGAGACAGGCGGGGTCGTCTTTCTCCTTAAAATCCACGGTGCCGGAAATCTCCGCGTGCATGGTGGCGCCGCCGAGGGTTTCGCTGTCGGTCTCCTGGCCGATGGCGGCTTTGACGAGGGTGGGGCCGGCGAGGTAGAGGCCGCTGCCTTCGGTCATGAGTATCTTGTCGCAGAGGACGGGCAGGTAGGCGCCGCCGGCGACGCAGTTGCCCATGATGGCGGCGTATTGGGGAATGGCGGCGGCGGAGAGGACGGCGTTGTTGCGGAAGATGCGGCCGAAGTCGTCCTCGTCGGGAAAGATTTCATCCTGCATCGGCAGAAAGACGCCGGCGGAATCGACCAGATAAATAAGGGGGAGATTATTTTCGAAGGCGATGCGTTGGGCGCGGAGAACTTTTTTGCAGGTCATGGGAACGAAGGCGCCGGCTTTCACGGTGGCGTCGTTGGCGATGAGCATGCAGGGGTGGCCGCTGACGCGGCCGATGCCGGTGATGACGCCGGCGGCGGCGAACTGGCCCCACGCGGGATACAGGCCGTGGGCGGCCCAGAGGCCGAGTTCGAGAAAATCGTCGGGATCGTCGAGCAGGGCGGCGAGGCGTTCGCGGGCGAAGAGCCGGCCGAGTTTGTGCTGGCGGGCGAGGCCGTCGGGGCCGCCGCCTTCGCGCAGGGCGGCTTCGGTAGCGGCGAGTTCGTGGCAGCGTTCGAGGAGGGAAGGGGACGTTTCCGCAGCGAGCTTCATGGGAGGGCCGCGGTGGCGCGGCGGGGTAGTGAGACCGTGGGAAGAAGAGAACGTTGCGCAACCGGCAAGCGCAGGGGCGGCGGAGGGTTACGCTGTTCGGAGTAGGCTGCGTGTGGCTGGGCCGCGGGGGCTTGCGGCCCGCGGGCAGGGGCGGGATGGTCGCGAACAACCCCGAGAGCGCCCGGTCGTTAGCGGCGTTCGGAAAAACACGAAGAACGTCCCCATGCTCGCGCCGCACTCGTTGTATCTGGATTATCTAAAGCCGGAGGAGTTGGAATTTTTGGCACGCACACGGGTGTTTTGCCGGGACGAGATCGCGCCGCACGCGAACGCGTGGGAGGAGAACGAAGCGTTGCCGCGGGCGTTGTTCACGCAGGCGGGGCGGGCGGGATTGATGGGCATCATGGCGCCGAAGAGCGTCGGCGGACAGGCGTTGGGGCGGCTGTGCTACTCGCTCGTGATTGCGGAAGTGGCGAAGCATTGCGGGGCGTTTGCGATGAACCTGGCGGCGCACAACGCGCTGTGCGTGGCGCATCCGCTGGGGCACGCGAGCGAGGAGCTGAAGAAAAAGATTTTCCCGAGTGTGCTGAATGGCGATTGGATGGTGGCGTGGGCGCTGACGGAGCCGAATGCGGGATCGGATACCGGTGGGGTGGAGACGACGGCGGTGGAGGGAACGGACGGCGCGTGGATCATCAACGGGCACAAACTTTACATTACGATGGGCAACCACTCGGACCGCATGATCGTGATGGCGGTGACCGGGGCGGACGCGAAAGGGCGGAAGGAGTTTTCGGCGTTTTGGGTGCACACGAAAGACACGACACCGATTCGCAAGGTGCCGACCTCGGGCGTGCGGGCGAGCAACACGAGCGAGTTCACTTTGAAGAACGTGCGCGGCGAAATGATTGGCGAGCGCGGGAGCGGGCAGCGCGCGGCGCTGGCGTGTCTCGACGTGGGGCGGCTCGGCATCGCAGGAATGTCGATCGGCCTCGGGCGGGCGGCGGTGGAGATCGCGACGCAACGGATGCTCACGCGAAAGCAATTCGGGAAGCGGCTGGCGGAGTTTCAGGCGCTGCAGTTCAAGCTGGCGGATTGCGAGGTGGAGCTGCGCGCGGCGGAAGCGTTGCTCCTGCAGGCGGCGGTGATGTCGGACCGCGGACAGCGACACACGTTGGAAGGATCGATCGCGAAGCTCTACGCGTCGGAAGCGGCGTCGCGCGCGGCGGATCGGGCGTTGCAGATTTGCGGCGGCTGGGGCTACACGCGCGACACGACGGTGGAGCGGTGCTGGCGCGATGCGCGGCTGTGCGAGATCGGCGAGGGTTCGAGCGAAGTGCAGCGACTCATCATCAGCCGCACGTTGATCAAGGCGGCGGAAGAGGCGATGGGCGGGGCCGGAGAAAAATAGGAAAAGCGGCAAAGACGGCGGCGCTTCGCGCCCGCTGCTCACGACCGCGAGCAGGCGCGCGACGAGAGGGCGGACGAACGAAAGCGGGTGCGTTTCGCGGCGACAGAACGGGGCGAGCGGGCGCGCGGTCGGGCGAGAAAGAGCGTAAGAGCAGCGGCGCGGCTTGCGTTGGCGGGACAAGGGCACATGGTGGGCGGTTCTGTTCTTTGATTGGTCTGCACCCAATCACTTTCCCATTTACGGGGGTGTTCTGGATTCGATCCTTGGTTGGAGTGCGCCGCTGCCTGTCGAGAGTCGTGGGTCTCTCGTAAATCCCCCTGCGAACCAATAATAGGCAAATACGAAGAAATGCCCATGGCCGCTTAATTAAAGCGGCCTTGTTGGACCGGCGACACCTGCTAGCCGGCCCGACAACGACAGCAGGTATAGCGCGTGGAGCCGTCCGCGGACCGCGCGTCGTATCTTCATCCGGGGACTGGCCGATGCTTAAGCGCGCGTAACCGCGTAACATCGGCGAGATTAATGGTGCGCTAAACATGGTAGACGCGGTGTGCGAAGGTCAGGGACACGCGGGTTCAACTCCCGCCACCTCCACCATTTTGTGCCCGCTGCGCGGGCAGAATTTGCCTGACGGATGCCTAAGTGGCTCCGCGGAAAATCGCCGGGCTTTGCTGTGCGGGCAGAGCGCGAATGGCCCGAGCGTTCCAGGCGCCGGGCAGGCATGCGGCGACGCCGCTGGCGTGTGGCGGTTCTTTCGTTTACGCTGGGGCGATGAAGGCCGTTGTCATTTCCAAGCCGGGTCCGCCTGAGGTTTTGATGGTCGCGGATCGTCCGGATCCCGCCGTCGGCGAACGCGAGGTGCTGATTCGCGTCAAAGCGGCGGGCGTTAATCGCGCCGACGTGGGCCAGCGGCAGGGGCGTTATCCCGCGCCCGCGGGCGTGGCGGCGGACATTCCCGGCCTCGAGGTGGCGGGCATCGTCGAGGCATGCGGCCGCGGGGTGGCGCGCTGGCGCCCGGGCGATGCGGTTTGCGCGCTGCTGCCGGGCGCGGGCTACGCCGAACGTGCGGCGGTGGATGAGCGCCATTGCCTGCCGGTGCCGTCGGTCGACTTTGCGGAGGCCGCCGCGTTGCCGGAGGTGTTGTTTACCGTCTGGTCCAATGTATTTCAACGCGGGCGTTTGCGGGCGGGGGAGACATTTCTCGTGCACGGAGGCACGAGCGGCATCGGGCTGGCGGCGTTGCAGCTGGCGAAGCTGTTTGGGGCGCGGGCTTGGGCGACGGCGGGGAGCGATGAGAAGTGTCGCGCGTGCGAACGCGCCGGCGCCGACCGGGCGATCAATTACCGCACGACCGATTTCGTGGGCGCGTTTGGGCACGAAAGTGTAGACGTGATTCTGGACATGGTGGGGGGCGACTACGTGGCGAAAAACATCGCGCTGCTGCGGCCGGAAGGCCGGCTCGTGTTTATCAACACGATGCAGGGCGCCAAGGCCGAGGTGGATTTTCGGGCGGTCATGGCACGGCGACTGACGCTCACCGGGAGCACGCTGCGCACGCGCGAGCCGGAGTTCAAAGCGGCGGTGGCCGCGGAACTGGAGCGGCAGGTGTGGCCGTTGGTGGTCGCGGGGAAATTCAAGGCGCAGGTGTGGAAAACGTTTCCGTTCGGCGAGGCCGCGGCGGCGCATCGGTTGATGGAAAGCAGCGAGCACCGCGGGAAAATCGTGTTGATTCCCGAGCGCGCGGACTAGTGCGGACGATTCGCGCGGCGGGGGGCGGGGGCCGTTGACGGAGCAACGGGCGCTCGCGCTCACGCGGGGCTCGCGCGCGGGATTGCGTCGCGGCGACGGGGCGCGTAGATCAGCGCGCAGGCTTTCTTCCCCATGAAAATTTCCGCTCTTCGTTTCCTCGCGTGCGCCATGGGCGCGACGTTTGTTCTGGCGGGTGATTTATCGGGCCGCGCGGCGGCGGGAGTGGATGTTTCCGCGGTGGCGCAGGTGCGGCCGGCTTTGCCGGTGATTCCGGAGCGGACGTTCGACGTGACTGACTTCGGCGCGGTGGGCGATGGGCGGACGTTGAATACGCAGGCGTTCAAGCACGCGATCGCGGCGGTGAAAAAAGCCGGAGGCGGTCGGCTCGTCGTGCCGCCGGGCGTGTTTGTCACGGGGCCGATCACGTTGTGCTCCAACCTTGATTTGCATCTCAACGTGGGGGCGGTGATCCAGGCGCCGGCGTCGTTCGGGGCGGTGGGGTTGCCGGAGCCGACGACCGTGCGTTCGCAGGCGGAGGCGGCGGCGCTGCCGACGCCGAAGCCTTTGATCAGCGGACGGGACTTGCATGATGTCGCGATCACGGGCCTCGGGACGATCGATGGCAGCGGCGCGATGTGGTGGGCGTGGTCGGAGCGGGCGGCGCGCGCCGCGGCGAAGACGGAGCCGGGGCGGATCGTTTATCGGCGGGCGAATCTGGTGGCGATCAGCGGGTGCGAACGGTTGCGGGTGGCGGACATCACGTTGACCAACTCGCCAAAGTTTCACCTGGTGCCGAAGGACGTCACTGACCTGACGATCGAGCGGGTGAAGGTGCGCGCGCCTTTCAATGCGCCGAACACCGACGCGATCGATCCCGGTCCGGTGACGCGGGCGTGGATCCATCACTGCGACATTGATACGGGCGACGACGACATCTGCATCAAATCCGGCGGGCGGGACGTGTTGATCGAGGACTGTGTGATCAAGCACGGCCACGGGATTTCCATTGGATCGGAGACCACGGTGGGCGTGAGCAACATGCTCGTGCGGCGATGCGCGTTGGACGGCACGGACAATGGAATCCGCATCAAGTCGATGCGTGGTGCCGGCGGGGTGGTGGAAAACATTCGCTACACCGACATCACGATGAAGAACGTGACGAACGCGATCGTGCTGCAGTTGGATTACGTCGATAACAA harbors:
- a CDS encoding glycoside hydrolase family 28 protein encodes the protein MKISALRFLACAMGATFVLAGDLSGRAAAGVDVSAVAQVRPALPVIPERTFDVTDFGAVGDGRTLNTQAFKHAIAAVKKAGGGRLVVPPGVFVTGPITLCSNLDLHLNVGAVIQAPASFGAVGLPEPTTVRSQAEAAALPTPKPLISGRDLHDVAITGLGTIDGSGAMWWAWSERAARAAAKTEPGRIVYRRANLVAISGCERLRVADITLTNSPKFHLVPKDVTDLTIERVKVRAPFNAPNTDAIDPGPVTRAWIHHCDIDTGDDDICIKSGGRDVLIEDCVIKHGHGISIGSETTVGVSNMLVRRCALDGTDNGIRIKSMRGAGGVVENIRYTDITMKNVTNAIVLQLDYVDNNRPNFKGDPTKMPVIRNILLDHLTIEGSRNAGIIHGIPDSPITGITLRDITLTAEKDFSIKNAGEPVFERVVRTIKPGVAAVKPKIVE
- a CDS encoding acyl-CoA carboxylase subunit beta; translated protein: MKLAAETSPSLLERCHELAATEAALREGGGPDGLARQHKLGRLFARERLAALLDDPDDFLELGLWAAHGLYPAWGQFAAAGVITGIGRVSGHPCMLIANDATVKAGAFVPMTCKKVLRAQRIAFENNLPLIYLVDSAGVFLPMQDEIFPDEDDFGRIFRNNAVLSAAAIPQYAAIMGNCVAGGAYLPVLCDKILMTEGSGLYLAGPTLVKAAIGQETDSETLGGATMHAEISGTVDFKEKDDPACLARLKELLALLPAEPATPASAATEPEFHASRLYELVSLDGRKEYDARDLLRCLVDAGTLNEYKTDYGQSIVCAYARLGGHPVGLVANQRTRVQSPATGLQMPGVIYADSADKAARFIMDCNQTRLPLIFFQDVSGFMVGKDAEHSGIIRSGAKMVNALSNSTVPKITVIVGGSYGAGHYAMCGKAFDPRFIFAWPNARYAVMGGTQAADTVFHILSRGAKDRPAEELAALRERVKNDYVEQTDIRYGAARGWVDAIIPPHDTRQILLTALALSARPSPRAHFHTGVLQV
- a CDS encoding acyl-CoA dehydrogenase family protein; amino-acid sequence: MLAPHSLYLDYLKPEELEFLARTRVFCRDEIAPHANAWEENEALPRALFTQAGRAGLMGIMAPKSVGGQALGRLCYSLVIAEVAKHCGAFAMNLAAHNALCVAHPLGHASEELKKKIFPSVLNGDWMVAWALTEPNAGSDTGGVETTAVEGTDGAWIINGHKLYITMGNHSDRMIVMAVTGADAKGRKEFSAFWVHTKDTTPIRKVPTSGVRASNTSEFTLKNVRGEMIGERGSGQRAALACLDVGRLGIAGMSIGLGRAAVEIATQRMLTRKQFGKRLAEFQALQFKLADCEVELRAAEALLLQAAVMSDRGQRHTLEGSIAKLYASEAASRAADRALQICGGWGYTRDTTVERCWRDARLCEIGEGSSEVQRLIISRTLIKAAEEAMGGAGEK
- a CDS encoding NAD(P)H-quinone oxidoreductase codes for the protein MKAVVISKPGPPEVLMVADRPDPAVGEREVLIRVKAAGVNRADVGQRQGRYPAPAGVAADIPGLEVAGIVEACGRGVARWRPGDAVCALLPGAGYAERAAVDERHCLPVPSVDFAEAAALPEVLFTVWSNVFQRGRLRAGETFLVHGGTSGIGLAALQLAKLFGARAWATAGSDEKCRACERAGADRAINYRTTDFVGAFGHESVDVILDMVGGDYVAKNIALLRPEGRLVFINTMQGAKAEVDFRAVMARRLTLTGSTLRTREPEFKAAVAAELERQVWPLVVAGKFKAQVWKTFPFGEAAAAHRLMESSEHRGKIVLIPERAD